The genomic segment CTGCCCCGTCGTGATGGGCCTGCACGAGCCGGCCTGGTGGACGTGGCCTGAGCACTACGAACCGTTCGACAGGACCTACATGAAGACGATGCTTCCGATCTATATCAAGAGATCGAAGCACCTGTTTCCGATCTCCCAGTTCGTGGTCGACGAATGCCGGAAATACATCAGGCACCCGTTCGACAACACGACGGTTACGTATCCGGCACCGAGGAGTTACATCCGAAGAGTGGAGGACCCGGCTGCGCTGCAGCGGGCGCGCGCGAAGTACGGCCTGACGGAGCCGTTCATCTTCACGCTGACCCGCGTCGACCACCCGGGCCTCGATAACTCGCGCAGCTTCTTCCCGGGGAAGAACGTCGAGACGACAGTGCGCGCATTCGCGCAAATCCGCGACGAAATACCGCACGAGCTGGTCATCGGCGGCCGGCGAGTGGAAGAGTTTCTGCTTCATCGCGGCTTCAAGCACCAGGATTTCGCCAAGATTCGGTTCATGGATTTCATTCCGCATGACGAGCTGCCCGCTTTCCTGACGCTTGCCGATCTCTTCGTGCTCCCATCGTTCTACGAGAGCTTTGCGATGTCCTTGGTCGAGGCGATGACGTGCGGCTGTCCCACGGTGGTATCGCGGACTGGCGCCTGTCCGGAGATCACCGCGGGCGCCGCCCTCATGGCCGACCCGTATTCCTGGCACGATTTCGCCGAGAAGATGCGCCTTGTTTTGAAGGACGATGAGCTGCGCGCGCAACTGCGGAGCCGGGCGCTAGAGAGGGCGTCCTTCTTCGACTGGAGCCGCTCTGCCAAGCGCGTCCTCGACGCAATCGGCCAGGTCATCGAGGAGGCGCGGCCGCCGGCGAGCGCAGCCAAGTCGCCCACAGCGGCTCGTAAGAGCCCTTCGGGGCCGCCAGCGGGAACGAAACGGGCGTGATGCCGCGTTGGTCGGGTGGAACCTCGAGTCGGGTCTT from the Gammaproteobacteria bacterium genome contains:
- a CDS encoding glycosyltransferase family 1 protein, whose translation is MVDAPKHSRIAVMMRAMDQDSGHQSIIMGLVENMLREAPETSFLLLYRTPKFFGRFSEYPNAEEKLIRAPHKFLWDQVAVPYYAWKENASVIFNPKFSVPLVSHCPVVMGLHEPAWWTWPEHYEPFDRTYMKTMLPIYIKRSKHLFPISQFVVDECRKYIRHPFDNTTVTYPAPRSYIRRVEDPAALQRARAKYGLTEPFIFTLTRVDHPGLDNSRSFFPGKNVETTVRAFAQIRDEIPHELVIGGRRVEEFLLHRGFKHQDFAKIRFMDFIPHDELPAFLTLADLFVLPSFYESFAMSLVEAMTCGCPTVVSRTGACPEITAGAALMADPYSWHDFAEKMRLVLKDDELRAQLRSRALERASFFDWSRSAKRVLDAIGQVIEEARPPASAAKSPTAARKSPSGPPAGTKRA